A portion of the Scleropages formosus chromosome 13, fSclFor1.1, whole genome shotgun sequence genome contains these proteins:
- the LOC108922978 gene encoding ensconsin-like isoform X2: MAEGATSLKEMRAQMAAAAQAQAEERRSQMAGSPAPLTNTSSTPRTPGARPVIDGAALRVDDKLRVARERREQQERQLAARESQILERERKAQLQYERQMEERQKKLEEQRRREEERRAAVEEKRRQKQEEDKERYEAVMRRTLERSQRLEQRQKRWSWGGGLTTDTAPKSVGEVAAPSCSDPQGPEKTQQVDKRSTSTMNLKQPVESAISKRLSSSSAALVNSPDKSTKRRSSSLNRLSSNCSQQGKEPQKPHQGTLTGSALKKRSSSLSRVGSQSQCATKTEKGTKEEQEHRLVDRGVFSRLLAPTQASLARSKSAAMLSAERADTPESPLCARSALAGPLPRVPLRSRSVDRQKGPPSLGSSEVATDSTQPRARFSSPGVRRPPSPSGAHSRRRSPSPAFTGSGDRRSPSPVTPRQSPHTRPPSPGGTSQPTSKQPPMQRPPLTPAGPPTLRKRDPKPKQSSLAQPTGPQTPELSPATGTPTAAPSSKTKDDSSCKTTSAEEAAKILSENRRLAREQKEREEEQRLQREEEEQRRLKEDQEARRAEEEQIRLLEGERKKEEARKREEEQQKREEEARAELEQLEQLEQEEQERQAVLQKEREEAEARALEEAEKQRQQREKMLQQNQQERMERKKRIEEIMKRTRKTDQSDKREEEKSNENGEKAFDHFSEAEVVQLDSGKVSAEAPDLKQGLEKEELTRNVNGEVAQENKENHSTFLQEQLVVGTVPKSHPAEGSGCLNGKTGNWTFEELIDLGVADGHSPNVMNQDGGLQGPRPAFEDKPLHQGQPIGALSEA, encoded by the exons CTGCTCGTGAGTCCCAGATACTGGAGCGGGAGCGCAAGGCCCAGCTGCAGTATGAACGACAAATGGAGGAGCGCCAGAaaaagctggaggagcagcgcaGGCGTGAAGAGGAGCGACGGGCCGCTGTGGAGGAAAAGCGAAGgcagaagcaggaggaggacaag GAGCGCTATGAGGCAGTGATGCGGCGCACGCTGGAGCGCAGCCAGCGGCTAGAACAGAGGCAGAAGAGATGGTCCTGGGGTGGAGGGCTCACCACTGATACTGCACCCAAATCTG TTGGTGAAGTAGCCGCACCCTCCTGCTCTGATCCACAGGGGCCTGAGAAGACGCAGCAAG TGGACAAGCGCTCCACGTCCACCATGAACCTGAAGCAACCAGTGGAGTCTGCCATCAGCAAGCGACTTTCCTCTTCCTCGGCTGCTCTCGTCAACTCGCCTGACAAGA GTACTAAACGGAGAAGTTCCTCTTTAAACCGGTTGTCTAGCAATTGCTCCCAGCAGGGGAAGGAACCTCAAAAACCCCATCAGGGGACCCTCACAG GCTCAGCTCTGAAGAAGAGAAGCTCCTCCCTTTCTCGGGTAGGGAGTCAGTCCCAGTGCGCTACCAAGACAGAGAAAGGGACCAAGGAGGAACAAG AGCATCGCCTTGTTGACCGCGGGGTTTTCAGTCGCCTGCTAGCCCCCACCCAGGCATCCCTCGCTAGGAGCAAGAGTGCTGCCATGCTTTCAGCAGAGCGAGCCGACACTCCAG AGTCTCCCCTCTGTGCTCGTTCAGCCTTGGCCGGCCCTTTGCCCAGAGTCCCTCTCCGCAGTCGCAGTGTTGATCGTCAGAAGGGTCCACCTTCCTTGGGCTCTTCGGAGGTAGCAACAGACAGCACACAG CCAAGGGCTCGCTTCTCATCCCCGGGAGTGCGCCGACCACCATCACCCTCAGGTGCCCACAGTCGACGGCGCTCACCCTCCCCTGCTTTCACAGGCAGTGGCGACAGGAGAAGCCCCTCCCCAGTGACCCCCAG ACAGAGCCCCCATACACGCCCCCCCTCTCCTGGCGGGACCTCGCAACCAACTTCCAAACAGCCACCAATGCAGAGGCCCCCACTTACCCCAGCTGGACCTCCCACACTTCGCAAGAGGGACCCCAAGCCAAAACAGAGTTCCCTGGCTCAGCCCACTGGTCCCCAGACACCTGAGCTCTCACCAGCCACTGGGACCCCCACTGCAGCTCCCAGCTCCAAGACCAAAGATG ACTCCAGCTGCAAGACCACATCAGCTGAGGAGGCAGCTAAGATCCTGTCAGAGAATCGGCGTCTTGCACGGgagcagaaagagagggaggaagaacAGCGTTTGCAAAGGgaggaagaagagcagag GAGGTTGAAGGAGGACCAGGAAGCAAGACGTGCTGAAGAGGAGCAGATTAGACTGCTGGAGGGGGAACGGAAGAAAGAGGAGGCAAGGAagagagaagaagagcagcagaaaagagaggaggaggcACGTGCTGAGCTAGAGCAGCtagagcagctggagcaggaggagcaggagaggcAGGCTGTACTGCAGAAGGAG CGCGAGGAGGCAGAGGCTCGTGCACTTGAAGAGGCAGAGAAGCAACGGCAGCAGAGGGAGAAGATGTTGCAGCAAAATCAACAGGAGCGTATGGAGAGAAAGAAG AGAATTGAAGAAATCATGAAACGAACCAGGAAAACAGACCAAAGTGACAAG agagaagaggagaagagCAATGAGAATGGAGAAAAGGCATTCGACCATTTTAGTGAAGCAGAAG TGGTGCAACTTGACTCAGGGAAGGTTTCAGCTGAGGCACCAGACTTAAAGCAGGGGCTGGAGAAGGAAGAGCTTACCAGGAACGTCAATGGAGAGGTAGCACAGGAGAACAAGGAGAATCACAGCACATTCctccaggagcagctggtggTCGG CACAGTACCCAAGTCCCACCCAGCAGAGGGCTCGGGCTGTCTCAATGGCAAGACTGGCAACTGGACATTTGAAGAGCTCATTGACCTGGGTGTAGCTGATGGGCACAGCCCAAATGTTATGAATCAGGATGGAGGTCTCCAAGGACCTAGGCCAGCTTTCGAAGACAAGCCCCTGCATCAGGGTCAACCAATTGGAGCCCTGTCTG AAGCTTGA
- the LOC108922978 gene encoding ensconsin-like isoform X1: MAEGATSLKEMRAQMAAAAQAQAEERRSQMAGSPAPLTNTSSTPRTPGARPVIDGAALRVDDKLRVARERREQQERQLAARESQILERERKAQLQYERQMEERQKKLEEQRRREEERRAAVEEKRRQKQEEDKERYEAVMRRTLERSQRLEQRQKRWSWGGGLTTDTAPKSVGEVAAPSCSDPQGPEKTQQVDKRSTSTMNLKQPVESAISKRLSSSSAALVNSPDKSTKRRSSSLNRLSSNCSQQGKEPQKPHQGTLTGSALKKRSSSLSRVGSQSQCATKTEKGTKEEQEHRLVDRGVFSRLLAPTQASLARSKSAAMLSAERADTPESPLCARSALAGPLPRVPLRSRSVDRQKGPPSLGSSEVATDSTQPRARFSSPGVRRPPSPSGAHSRRRSPSPAFTGSGDRRSPSPVTPRQSPHTRPPSPGGTSQPTSKQPPMQRPPLTPAGPPTLRKRDPKPKQSSLAQPTGPQTPELSPATGTPTAAPSSKTKDDSSCKTTSAEEAAKILSENRRLAREQKEREEEQRLQREEEEQRRLKEDQEARRAEEEQIRLLEGERKKEEARKREEEQQKREEEARAELEQLEQLEQEEQERQAVLQKEREEAEARALEEAEKQRQQREKMLQQNQQERMERKKRIEEIMKRTRKTDQSDKREEEKSNENGEKAFDHFSEAEVVQLDSGKVSAEAPDLKQGLEKEELTRNVNGEVAQENKENHSTFLQEQLVVGTVPKSHPAEGSGCLNGKTGNWTFEELIDLGVADGHSPNVMNQDGGLQGPRPAFEDKPLHQGQPIGALSAVC; the protein is encoded by the exons CTGCTCGTGAGTCCCAGATACTGGAGCGGGAGCGCAAGGCCCAGCTGCAGTATGAACGACAAATGGAGGAGCGCCAGAaaaagctggaggagcagcgcaGGCGTGAAGAGGAGCGACGGGCCGCTGTGGAGGAAAAGCGAAGgcagaagcaggaggaggacaag GAGCGCTATGAGGCAGTGATGCGGCGCACGCTGGAGCGCAGCCAGCGGCTAGAACAGAGGCAGAAGAGATGGTCCTGGGGTGGAGGGCTCACCACTGATACTGCACCCAAATCTG TTGGTGAAGTAGCCGCACCCTCCTGCTCTGATCCACAGGGGCCTGAGAAGACGCAGCAAG TGGACAAGCGCTCCACGTCCACCATGAACCTGAAGCAACCAGTGGAGTCTGCCATCAGCAAGCGACTTTCCTCTTCCTCGGCTGCTCTCGTCAACTCGCCTGACAAGA GTACTAAACGGAGAAGTTCCTCTTTAAACCGGTTGTCTAGCAATTGCTCCCAGCAGGGGAAGGAACCTCAAAAACCCCATCAGGGGACCCTCACAG GCTCAGCTCTGAAGAAGAGAAGCTCCTCCCTTTCTCGGGTAGGGAGTCAGTCCCAGTGCGCTACCAAGACAGAGAAAGGGACCAAGGAGGAACAAG AGCATCGCCTTGTTGACCGCGGGGTTTTCAGTCGCCTGCTAGCCCCCACCCAGGCATCCCTCGCTAGGAGCAAGAGTGCTGCCATGCTTTCAGCAGAGCGAGCCGACACTCCAG AGTCTCCCCTCTGTGCTCGTTCAGCCTTGGCCGGCCCTTTGCCCAGAGTCCCTCTCCGCAGTCGCAGTGTTGATCGTCAGAAGGGTCCACCTTCCTTGGGCTCTTCGGAGGTAGCAACAGACAGCACACAG CCAAGGGCTCGCTTCTCATCCCCGGGAGTGCGCCGACCACCATCACCCTCAGGTGCCCACAGTCGACGGCGCTCACCCTCCCCTGCTTTCACAGGCAGTGGCGACAGGAGAAGCCCCTCCCCAGTGACCCCCAG ACAGAGCCCCCATACACGCCCCCCCTCTCCTGGCGGGACCTCGCAACCAACTTCCAAACAGCCACCAATGCAGAGGCCCCCACTTACCCCAGCTGGACCTCCCACACTTCGCAAGAGGGACCCCAAGCCAAAACAGAGTTCCCTGGCTCAGCCCACTGGTCCCCAGACACCTGAGCTCTCACCAGCCACTGGGACCCCCACTGCAGCTCCCAGCTCCAAGACCAAAGATG ACTCCAGCTGCAAGACCACATCAGCTGAGGAGGCAGCTAAGATCCTGTCAGAGAATCGGCGTCTTGCACGGgagcagaaagagagggaggaagaacAGCGTTTGCAAAGGgaggaagaagagcagag GAGGTTGAAGGAGGACCAGGAAGCAAGACGTGCTGAAGAGGAGCAGATTAGACTGCTGGAGGGGGAACGGAAGAAAGAGGAGGCAAGGAagagagaagaagagcagcagaaaagagaggaggaggcACGTGCTGAGCTAGAGCAGCtagagcagctggagcaggaggagcaggagaggcAGGCTGTACTGCAGAAGGAG CGCGAGGAGGCAGAGGCTCGTGCACTTGAAGAGGCAGAGAAGCAACGGCAGCAGAGGGAGAAGATGTTGCAGCAAAATCAACAGGAGCGTATGGAGAGAAAGAAG AGAATTGAAGAAATCATGAAACGAACCAGGAAAACAGACCAAAGTGACAAG agagaagaggagaagagCAATGAGAATGGAGAAAAGGCATTCGACCATTTTAGTGAAGCAGAAG TGGTGCAACTTGACTCAGGGAAGGTTTCAGCTGAGGCACCAGACTTAAAGCAGGGGCTGGAGAAGGAAGAGCTTACCAGGAACGTCAATGGAGAGGTAGCACAGGAGAACAAGGAGAATCACAGCACATTCctccaggagcagctggtggTCGG CACAGTACCCAAGTCCCACCCAGCAGAGGGCTCGGGCTGTCTCAATGGCAAGACTGGCAACTGGACATTTGAAGAGCTCATTGACCTGGGTGTAGCTGATGGGCACAGCCCAAATGTTATGAATCAGGATGGAGGTCTCCAAGGACCTAGGCCAGCTTTCGAAGACAAGCCCCTGCATCAGGGTCAACCAATTGGAGCCCTGTCTG cTGTGTGTTAA
- the LOC108922978 gene encoding ensconsin-like isoform X3 translates to MAEGATSLKEMRAQMAAAAQAQAEERRSQMAGSPAPLTNTSSTPRTPGARPVIDGAALRVDDKLRVARERREQQERQLAARESQILERERKAQLQYERQMEERQKKLEEQRRREEERRAAVEEKRRQKQEEDKERYEAVMRRTLERSQRLEQRQKRWSWGGGLTTDTAPKSVGEVAAPSCSDPQGPEKTQQVDKRSTSTMNLKQPVESAISKRLSSSSAALVNSPDKSTKRRSSSLNRLSSNCSQQGKEPQKPHQGTLTGSALKKRSSSLSRVGSQSQCATKTEKGTKEEQEHRLVDRGVFSRLLAPTQASLARSKSAAMLSAERADTPALAGPLPRVPLRSRSVDRQKGPPSLGSSEVATDSTQPRARFSSPGVRRPPSPSGAHSRRRSPSPAFTGSGDRRSPSPVTPRQSPHTRPPSPGGTSQPTSKQPPMQRPPLTPAGPPTLRKRDPKPKQSSLAQPTGPQTPELSPATGTPTAAPSSKTKDDSSCKTTSAEEAAKILSENRRLAREQKEREEEQRLQREEEEQRRLKEDQEARRAEEEQIRLLEGERKKEEARKREEEQQKREEEARAELEQLEQLEQEEQERQAVLQKEREEAEARALEEAEKQRQQREKMLQQNQQERMERKKRIEEIMKRTRKTDQSDKREEEKSNENGEKAFDHFSEAEVVQLDSGKVSAEAPDLKQGLEKEELTRNVNGEVAQENKENHSTFLQEQLVVGTVPKSHPAEGSGCLNGKTGNWTFEELIDLGVADGHSPNVMNQDGGLQGPRPAFEDKPLHQGQPIGALSAVC, encoded by the exons CTGCTCGTGAGTCCCAGATACTGGAGCGGGAGCGCAAGGCCCAGCTGCAGTATGAACGACAAATGGAGGAGCGCCAGAaaaagctggaggagcagcgcaGGCGTGAAGAGGAGCGACGGGCCGCTGTGGAGGAAAAGCGAAGgcagaagcaggaggaggacaag GAGCGCTATGAGGCAGTGATGCGGCGCACGCTGGAGCGCAGCCAGCGGCTAGAACAGAGGCAGAAGAGATGGTCCTGGGGTGGAGGGCTCACCACTGATACTGCACCCAAATCTG TTGGTGAAGTAGCCGCACCCTCCTGCTCTGATCCACAGGGGCCTGAGAAGACGCAGCAAG TGGACAAGCGCTCCACGTCCACCATGAACCTGAAGCAACCAGTGGAGTCTGCCATCAGCAAGCGACTTTCCTCTTCCTCGGCTGCTCTCGTCAACTCGCCTGACAAGA GTACTAAACGGAGAAGTTCCTCTTTAAACCGGTTGTCTAGCAATTGCTCCCAGCAGGGGAAGGAACCTCAAAAACCCCATCAGGGGACCCTCACAG GCTCAGCTCTGAAGAAGAGAAGCTCCTCCCTTTCTCGGGTAGGGAGTCAGTCCCAGTGCGCTACCAAGACAGAGAAAGGGACCAAGGAGGAACAAG AGCATCGCCTTGTTGACCGCGGGGTTTTCAGTCGCCTGCTAGCCCCCACCCAGGCATCCCTCGCTAGGAGCAAGAGTGCTGCCATGCTTTCAGCAGAGCGAGCCGACACTCCAG CCTTGGCCGGCCCTTTGCCCAGAGTCCCTCTCCGCAGTCGCAGTGTTGATCGTCAGAAGGGTCCACCTTCCTTGGGCTCTTCGGAGGTAGCAACAGACAGCACACAG CCAAGGGCTCGCTTCTCATCCCCGGGAGTGCGCCGACCACCATCACCCTCAGGTGCCCACAGTCGACGGCGCTCACCCTCCCCTGCTTTCACAGGCAGTGGCGACAGGAGAAGCCCCTCCCCAGTGACCCCCAG ACAGAGCCCCCATACACGCCCCCCCTCTCCTGGCGGGACCTCGCAACCAACTTCCAAACAGCCACCAATGCAGAGGCCCCCACTTACCCCAGCTGGACCTCCCACACTTCGCAAGAGGGACCCCAAGCCAAAACAGAGTTCCCTGGCTCAGCCCACTGGTCCCCAGACACCTGAGCTCTCACCAGCCACTGGGACCCCCACTGCAGCTCCCAGCTCCAAGACCAAAGATG ACTCCAGCTGCAAGACCACATCAGCTGAGGAGGCAGCTAAGATCCTGTCAGAGAATCGGCGTCTTGCACGGgagcagaaagagagggaggaagaacAGCGTTTGCAAAGGgaggaagaagagcagag GAGGTTGAAGGAGGACCAGGAAGCAAGACGTGCTGAAGAGGAGCAGATTAGACTGCTGGAGGGGGAACGGAAGAAAGAGGAGGCAAGGAagagagaagaagagcagcagaaaagagaggaggaggcACGTGCTGAGCTAGAGCAGCtagagcagctggagcaggaggagcaggagaggcAGGCTGTACTGCAGAAGGAG CGCGAGGAGGCAGAGGCTCGTGCACTTGAAGAGGCAGAGAAGCAACGGCAGCAGAGGGAGAAGATGTTGCAGCAAAATCAACAGGAGCGTATGGAGAGAAAGAAG AGAATTGAAGAAATCATGAAACGAACCAGGAAAACAGACCAAAGTGACAAG agagaagaggagaagagCAATGAGAATGGAGAAAAGGCATTCGACCATTTTAGTGAAGCAGAAG TGGTGCAACTTGACTCAGGGAAGGTTTCAGCTGAGGCACCAGACTTAAAGCAGGGGCTGGAGAAGGAAGAGCTTACCAGGAACGTCAATGGAGAGGTAGCACAGGAGAACAAGGAGAATCACAGCACATTCctccaggagcagctggtggTCGG CACAGTACCCAAGTCCCACCCAGCAGAGGGCTCGGGCTGTCTCAATGGCAAGACTGGCAACTGGACATTTGAAGAGCTCATTGACCTGGGTGTAGCTGATGGGCACAGCCCAAATGTTATGAATCAGGATGGAGGTCTCCAAGGACCTAGGCCAGCTTTCGAAGACAAGCCCCTGCATCAGGGTCAACCAATTGGAGCCCTGTCTG cTGTGTGTTAA
- the LOC108922978 gene encoding ensconsin-like isoform X4, which produces MAEGATSLKEMRAQMAAAAQAQAEERRSQMAGSPAPLTNTSSTPRTPGARPVIDGAALRVDDKLRVARERREQQERQLAARESQILERERKAQLQYERQMEERQKKLEEQRRREEERRAAVEEKRRQKQEEDKERYEAVMRRTLERSQRLEQRQKRWSWGGGLTTDTAPKSVDKRSTSTMNLKQPVESAISKRLSSSSAALVNSPDKSTKRRSSSLNRLSSNCSQQGKEPQKPHQGTLTGSALKKRSSSLSRVGSQSQCATKTEKGTKEEQEHRLVDRGVFSRLLAPTQASLARSKSAAMLSAERADTPESPLCARSALAGPLPRVPLRSRSVDRQKGPPSLGSSEVATDSTQPRARFSSPGVRRPPSPSGAHSRRRSPSPAFTGSGDRRSPSPVTPRQSPHTRPPSPGGTSQPTSKQPPMQRPPLTPAGPPTLRKRDPKPKQSSLAQPTGPQTPELSPATGTPTAAPSSKTKDDSSCKTTSAEEAAKILSENRRLAREQKEREEEQRLQREEEEQRRLKEDQEARRAEEEQIRLLEGERKKEEARKREEEQQKREEEARAELEQLEQLEQEEQERQAVLQKEREEAEARALEEAEKQRQQREKMLQQNQQERMERKKRIEEIMKRTRKTDQSDKREEEKSNENGEKAFDHFSEAEVVQLDSGKVSAEAPDLKQGLEKEELTRNVNGEVAQENKENHSTFLQEQLVVGTVPKSHPAEGSGCLNGKTGNWTFEELIDLGVADGHSPNVMNQDGGLQGPRPAFEDKPLHQGQPIGALSAVC; this is translated from the exons CTGCTCGTGAGTCCCAGATACTGGAGCGGGAGCGCAAGGCCCAGCTGCAGTATGAACGACAAATGGAGGAGCGCCAGAaaaagctggaggagcagcgcaGGCGTGAAGAGGAGCGACGGGCCGCTGTGGAGGAAAAGCGAAGgcagaagcaggaggaggacaag GAGCGCTATGAGGCAGTGATGCGGCGCACGCTGGAGCGCAGCCAGCGGCTAGAACAGAGGCAGAAGAGATGGTCCTGGGGTGGAGGGCTCACCACTGATACTGCACCCAAATCTG TGGACAAGCGCTCCACGTCCACCATGAACCTGAAGCAACCAGTGGAGTCTGCCATCAGCAAGCGACTTTCCTCTTCCTCGGCTGCTCTCGTCAACTCGCCTGACAAGA GTACTAAACGGAGAAGTTCCTCTTTAAACCGGTTGTCTAGCAATTGCTCCCAGCAGGGGAAGGAACCTCAAAAACCCCATCAGGGGACCCTCACAG GCTCAGCTCTGAAGAAGAGAAGCTCCTCCCTTTCTCGGGTAGGGAGTCAGTCCCAGTGCGCTACCAAGACAGAGAAAGGGACCAAGGAGGAACAAG AGCATCGCCTTGTTGACCGCGGGGTTTTCAGTCGCCTGCTAGCCCCCACCCAGGCATCCCTCGCTAGGAGCAAGAGTGCTGCCATGCTTTCAGCAGAGCGAGCCGACACTCCAG AGTCTCCCCTCTGTGCTCGTTCAGCCTTGGCCGGCCCTTTGCCCAGAGTCCCTCTCCGCAGTCGCAGTGTTGATCGTCAGAAGGGTCCACCTTCCTTGGGCTCTTCGGAGGTAGCAACAGACAGCACACAG CCAAGGGCTCGCTTCTCATCCCCGGGAGTGCGCCGACCACCATCACCCTCAGGTGCCCACAGTCGACGGCGCTCACCCTCCCCTGCTTTCACAGGCAGTGGCGACAGGAGAAGCCCCTCCCCAGTGACCCCCAG ACAGAGCCCCCATACACGCCCCCCCTCTCCTGGCGGGACCTCGCAACCAACTTCCAAACAGCCACCAATGCAGAGGCCCCCACTTACCCCAGCTGGACCTCCCACACTTCGCAAGAGGGACCCCAAGCCAAAACAGAGTTCCCTGGCTCAGCCCACTGGTCCCCAGACACCTGAGCTCTCACCAGCCACTGGGACCCCCACTGCAGCTCCCAGCTCCAAGACCAAAGATG ACTCCAGCTGCAAGACCACATCAGCTGAGGAGGCAGCTAAGATCCTGTCAGAGAATCGGCGTCTTGCACGGgagcagaaagagagggaggaagaacAGCGTTTGCAAAGGgaggaagaagagcagag GAGGTTGAAGGAGGACCAGGAAGCAAGACGTGCTGAAGAGGAGCAGATTAGACTGCTGGAGGGGGAACGGAAGAAAGAGGAGGCAAGGAagagagaagaagagcagcagaaaagagaggaggaggcACGTGCTGAGCTAGAGCAGCtagagcagctggagcaggaggagcaggagaggcAGGCTGTACTGCAGAAGGAG CGCGAGGAGGCAGAGGCTCGTGCACTTGAAGAGGCAGAGAAGCAACGGCAGCAGAGGGAGAAGATGTTGCAGCAAAATCAACAGGAGCGTATGGAGAGAAAGAAG AGAATTGAAGAAATCATGAAACGAACCAGGAAAACAGACCAAAGTGACAAG agagaagaggagaagagCAATGAGAATGGAGAAAAGGCATTCGACCATTTTAGTGAAGCAGAAG TGGTGCAACTTGACTCAGGGAAGGTTTCAGCTGAGGCACCAGACTTAAAGCAGGGGCTGGAGAAGGAAGAGCTTACCAGGAACGTCAATGGAGAGGTAGCACAGGAGAACAAGGAGAATCACAGCACATTCctccaggagcagctggtggTCGG CACAGTACCCAAGTCCCACCCAGCAGAGGGCTCGGGCTGTCTCAATGGCAAGACTGGCAACTGGACATTTGAAGAGCTCATTGACCTGGGTGTAGCTGATGGGCACAGCCCAAATGTTATGAATCAGGATGGAGGTCTCCAAGGACCTAGGCCAGCTTTCGAAGACAAGCCCCTGCATCAGGGTCAACCAATTGGAGCCCTGTCTG cTGTGTGTTAA